Sequence from the Triticum aestivum cultivar Chinese Spring unplaced genomic scaffold, IWGSC CS RefSeq v2.1 scaffold33690, whole genome shotgun sequence genome:
TTGATAGAATGAGAAGTCATGCGTTTTGTCGTTCTCCTATGAAAATGTAAGCCAAACTTGTAATACATCGGCCAAACTATATATGGGAGAGTACTGCACGCTGATCCGGCCAATTTCGATCAGGCAGCAGCGTACTACTCCAGCTCTAAGCGTGTGCGACGGTATATGCATGTGGACAGCGCACTTTGCCTCACCATCGGGGAAACAAGAATtttttttggagaagaagaagaagaagaagaagatacgcAGAGAGGAGAACAAGCACCGTCGTCGGATACAAACATCCATGGACTCCCAGTCAATACGTACGTACGACTACGGCGTATGAACGCGCGCGGATCCATCGACGAAAAGTATGGAATCCGCTCGTATGCCCGTCTTGCTCGCCATACGCGCGCGTATAAATAGAAGCGCGGGCAGCATGGTtgctacgtgcttaagtagctcgCTCGTAAACCATTGCATTGCCAGAAGAAGCAAgcaaactagctagctagctagaaaaATGGCGCCGATTCACAGTAACAGCTCTCGCCGCCTCGACAGCACGGTGCTTGCGCTTCTGCTCGTGCTCGTGGCCGCCACTGCCTTTGTCGGCGCTGCCGCAGCGCGAGGGGACGCGCTGGCCGCCCGGCACGAGCGGTGGATGGCCAAGTACGGGCGCGCGTACACGGACGCTGCCGAGAAATTGCACCGGCAGGAGGTGTTCGCGGCCAACGCGCGCCACGTAGACGCTGTCAACCGGGCGGGCAACCGGACGTACACCCTCGGGCTCAACCAGTTCTCCGACCTCACCAACGAAGAGTTCGTGGAGAAGCACCTCGGGTACCGTCACCAGCCGGGCGGGCTCCGTCCCGAGGACACGCCGGTGGCCGCGGTGAACATGTCCAAGGCTCAGTTCCAGTCCACGCCGGACAGCTTGGACTGGAGGGCCCAGGGCGCCGTCACCCAAGTCAAGAACCAAGCCCCATGTGGTAAGGATCTGCAGGCCAAAGTTGGCAAATGAATAAATGTTGACACGTACGTAAAAACAACGTTGCGTCTGTGTAGGGAGTTGCTGGGCgttcgcggcggtggcggcgaccgaGGGGCTCGTACAGATCGCCACCGGCAACCTCATCTccatgtcagagcagcaggtgctCGACTGCACGGGCGACACTAGCACCTGCAAGGGTGGCTCCGTCATCGCCGCCCTACGTTACGTCGCCGCAAGCGGCGGCCTGCAGCCGGAGGCAGCCTACGCATATACCGGCCAGCAGGGCGCGTGCCGCAGCGTCATGCCAAATTCGGCCGCCTCCGTTGGCGCCCCCCGCTGGGTGGGCCTGAACGGCGATGAGGACGCGTTGCGGGAGCTGGCTGCCAGCCAACTGGTGgccgtgggcgtggaggcggaccCTGACTTTCAGCACTACAAGAGCGGCGTGTTCGTCGGTAGTTCGTCGTGCGGGCAAAACCTGAACCACGCCGTGACGGTGGTGGGGTAcggggcggacggcggcgggcAGGAGTACTGGTTGGTGAAGAACCAGTGGGGGACGGGGTGGGGTGAGGGGGGCTATATGCGCCTCACGCGCGGGAACGGCGGAAACTGCGGCATGGCCACCGTTGCCTACTATCCGACCGTGGACAGCTCTTAAACACCAGAACTACTACTACATCAGTCAGTCCATGCATCATCGAGTATGATCTATCATCTACTGTATAAGCTACATACAATACGATGCAGCTGCACACTGCAATACGACGTATGTACAGATTTATTATATTTGAATAAAGCATGCATGGATCCTTGTACAAAGGATCCATTTGCCTATGTAATAGTAATAGCACCAACTTGTAAGCTTGTATATGAAAATAAACACTGCTTGTACTACATCAGTCAATGCAACATTGAGTATTAATTGGTTTATCAGCTAGCTACAGTATGATGTATATATGGATTTCGAATCTTTTTGAAAAAAATGGATT
This genomic interval carries:
- the LOC123175927 gene encoding ervatamin-C-like, producing the protein MAPIHSNSSRRLDSTVLALLLVLVAATAFVGAAAARGDALAARHERWMAKYGRAYTDAAEKLHRQEVFAANARHVDAVNRAGNRTYTLGLNQFSDLTNEEFVEKHLGYRHQPGGLRPEDTPVAAVNMSKAQFQSTPDSLDWRAQGAVTQVKNQAPCGSCWAFAAVAATEGLVQIATGNLISMSEQQVLDCTGDTSTCKGGSVIAALRYVAASGGLQPEAAYAYTGQQGACRSVMPNSAASVGAPRWVGLNGDEDALRELAASQLVAVGVEADPDFQHYKSGVFVGSSSCGQNLNHAVTVVGYGADGGGQEYWLVKNQWGTGWGEGGYMRLTRGNGGNCGMATVAYYPTVDSS